The sequence below is a genomic window from Acidobacteriota bacterium.
CCAGAACCGGTGAGCCCAGAGCCCGTGAGCCCAGAGCAACCCTCCGCCCAGGTTACCGCTCCCCAGACGGGGGCGGCACCCGCATCGGCACAGCAGCAGCCAGGGCCGAACCAGCCAGGGCCGAACCAGCCCCTACCGGAACAACCCGTCCCGGAACAACCAGCGCCGCCGTGGATTCAGCCGTACATCACCTACACCCTCGTCACCTTCCTCAAACTCTTCGCCCGCACCTTCTATCGCGGCGAGTTCAGCTGGGTCGGCGATCCTCTTCCCAACCCCTGGAACGACCTGCGGGTGGTGGCCATTCTCAACCACACCAGCCTCTACGAATGGCTCTACGCCGCCTGCGTGCCCCAGAGCTTCATCCGGCGCCTCGCCTGGCATGGTGTCGTGCCGGTGGCGGAGAAAACCATCCAGCGGCCCATGGTCGGGCAGTTCTTTCGCATGGTGGCCCACCACGTGGTCTCCATCACCCGCAAGCGGGACCACACCTGGGAAGCGGTACTGCAGCGCTTGGAGGGAAACACCATGGTGGTGATGCTCCCCGAGGGCCGGATGAAACGAGCCACCGGGCTCGACCTCCACGGCAACCCGATGAGTATCCGCGGCGGCATCGCCGACGTTCTCAATTCGTTGCCGGAAGGCCGCCTGTTGCTGGCCTACAGCGGCGGCCTGCACCACATCCAGCACCCGGGGCAGCGGCTGCCCAATTTCTTCCGCACGATCCGCATGAACCTCGAGGTGGTGGACATCCCCACCTACCGCCAGCAGCTGCTGGACGAGCATGGGGAAGCGGGCTTCCGCAAAGCCGTCACCCGGGACCTGGAACACCGGCGGGACCAACACTGCCCACCGGAGATCAAGCCCTGACCCTCGGTCTCCCCTCCAGACCAGATCCGCCCGAATAGGAGAACCAGCCGCGATGGACCGAGCCGACGCCGCCCGCCGCGTCGAAGAGCTGCGCCAAAAGATCCGTCATCACGACTACCGCTACTACGTGCTGGACGATCCGGAGCTCTCCGACGCCGAATACGACAAGCTCTTCCACCAGCTCGAAGAGTTGGAGGAAGAGTTCCCGGATCTGGTGACCGAGGACTCCCCCACCCGCCGGGTGGCGGGGCAGCCCTTGGACTCCTTTCCCACCGTCGAGCATCTGGCGCCCATGCTCAGCCTCTCCTCGAGCCAGGAGGAGTCCGTGCTGCGGCGCTTCGACGAGCGGCTGCGCAAGGCTCTGGACGAGCCCCCCAGCTACGTGGTGGACCCCAAATTCGACGGACTGTCGGTGGAGCTGGTGTACGAAGACGGCGTCCTCGCCCGCGCTTCCACCCGCGGCGACGGCGCCCGGGGCGAGGGCATCACCGCCAACGTCCGCACCATCGCCTCGGTGCCCCTCAAGCTGCGCGGCGAGGAGCGGCCGGTGCCGCCGCGGCTGGCGGTGCGCGGCGAGATCCTGATCACCGTGGCGGGCTTCGAGAAGCTCAACGAGAAGCTCCTGGCGGAAGGCAAGGAGCCCTTCGCCAACCCGCGCAACGCCGCCGCCGGCTCGGTGCGCCAGCTCGATCCCCAACTCGCCGCCTCCCGCCCTTTGGAGCTCTTCGCCTACGACATCCTGGCACCGGAGCCGGAGGAGCTGGCCGGCATCGACTCGCAGCAACAGGTGCTCCAGGCCCTGAGTCAATGGGGCCTACGGGTCAGCGATCGCTCCCAGGCGGCTGCTTCGGTGGACGAGATCCTCGACTACCACCGAGACATCGAGGCGGCCCGGGACGACCTGGGCTTCGAGATCGACGGCGTGGTGATCAAGCTCGATCCCCTGGCGCCGCGCCAAGAGCTGGGTAGCACCAGCCGCCACCCCCGCTGGGCCTTCGCGTTCAAATTCCCGCCGCGCAAAGAGATCACCCGCATCGACAAGATCATCGCCAGCGTCGGCCGCACCGGCGTGGTCACCCCGGTGGCCCTGATGCGGCCGGTGGAGATCGGCGGGGTCACCGTCAGCCGCGCGACCCTGCACAACCGCGAGGAGGTGGCCCGCAAGGACGTGCGGGAGGGCGACCGGGTGCGCATCCAGCGCGCCGGCGACGTCATCCCCCAGGTGGTGGAGCGCATCGACGAATCGGACAGGGAGCGCGGCCCCGAGTTCCAGATGCCGGAGACCTGCCCCTCCTGCGGCACCGGACTGGTGGAGCGAGGTCCCTACACCGTGTGCCCCAACAGCTTCGAATGCCCGGCCCAGA
It includes:
- a CDS encoding 1-acyl-sn-glycerol-3-phosphate acyltransferase gives rise to the protein MSQEPVSPEPVSPEPVSPEQPSAQVTAPQTGAAPASAQQQPGPNQPGPNQPLPEQPVPEQPAPPWIQPYITYTLVTFLKLFARTFYRGEFSWVGDPLPNPWNDLRVVAILNHTSLYEWLYAACVPQSFIRRLAWHGVVPVAEKTIQRPMVGQFFRMVAHHVVSITRKRDHTWEAVLQRLEGNTMVVMLPEGRMKRATGLDLHGNPMSIRGGIADVLNSLPEGRLLLAYSGGLHHIQHPGQRLPNFFRTIRMNLEVVDIPTYRQQLLDEHGEAGFRKAVTRDLEHRRDQHCPPEIKP
- the ligA gene encoding NAD-dependent DNA ligase LigA; amino-acid sequence: MDRADAARRVEELRQKIRHHDYRYYVLDDPELSDAEYDKLFHQLEELEEEFPDLVTEDSPTRRVAGQPLDSFPTVEHLAPMLSLSSSQEESVLRRFDERLRKALDEPPSYVVDPKFDGLSVELVYEDGVLARASTRGDGARGEGITANVRTIASVPLKLRGEERPVPPRLAVRGEILITVAGFEKLNEKLLAEGKEPFANPRNAAAGSVRQLDPQLAASRPLELFAYDILAPEPEELAGIDSQQQVLQALSQWGLRVSDRSQAAASVDEILDYHRDIEAARDDLGFEIDGVVIKLDPLAPRQELGSTSRHPRWAFAFKFPPRKEITRIDKIIASVGRTGVVTPVALMRPVEIGGVTVSRATLHNREEVARKDVREGDRVRIQRAGDVIPQVVERIDESDRERGPEFQMPETCPSCGTGLVERGPYTVCPNSFECPAQMAGRLTHFGSRHALDIEGLGEETAKLLVEKELVLRLPQLFDLEASQLEELEGFAEKSAKSLVEAIHKASKPELARFLYGLGIPEVGVAVAKDLAHHYRTFEAVREASEEQLQEVPGIGPRMAEQIRAFFDQPQNQDVLEELLDGRMEIQQVPTEVAAEGGPLEGQKMVFTGAMERLSRPQAKKLVEGLGAKVTGSVSGATDYVVVGEDPGSKADKARKLGVTTLDEAAFLQLLEDHGVEIPAS